One window from the genome of Oncorhynchus gorbuscha isolate QuinsamMale2020 ecotype Even-year linkage group LG14, OgorEven_v1.0, whole genome shotgun sequence encodes:
- the LOC123995491 gene encoding unique cartilage matrix-associated protein-like yields MSWTHLVFLSLLATLLILTLSPGVRSASVRDGREGKAAEPKGSARRVFMPDADGANFFKKRSRRSGKYEAEVLAEQRVRMSADERRREYYDEQRNEFENYVEEERDEQDERTREKTEQWREFHYDGLYPRYPRGW; encoded by the exons ATGTCCTGGACAcatctggtctttctctctctgctcgccaccctcctcatcctcacaC tctcccCCGGGGTGCGGAGTGCATCggtgagagatggaagagagggaaaagCTGCAGAGCCCAAAG GGTCAGCGCGGAGAGTCTTCATGCCCGATGCGGATGGAGCAAACTTCTTCAAAAAGCGTAGTCGGCGCTCGGGCAAATATGAGGCGGAGGTCCTCG cCGAGCAGAGGGTAAGGATGTCAgctgatgagaggaggagggagtactATGACGAACAGAGGAACGAGTTTGAGAACTACGTGGAAGAGGAGCGCGACG agCAGGATGAGAGGACACGGGAGAAGACAGAGCAGTGGCGTGAGTTCCACTATGATGGACTCTACCCCCGTTATCCCCGCGGTTGGTGA